The Agelaius phoeniceus isolate bAgePho1 chromosome 2, bAgePho1.hap1, whole genome shotgun sequence region CGAGTGATGGCGCCTTGTGGTTCCTTCCCCCGGCAGGAGCGGGCCCGGCATGGACGGCGGAGGCCCGGCGGCGCACAGCGTGTGCATGGTGTCGGACTTCTTCTACCCCAACATGGGGGGCGTGGAGAGCCACGTGTACCAGCTGTCACAGTGCCTCATCGAGCGCGGCCACAAGGTGCTGGTGGTCACCCACGCCTACGGCCACCGCAAGGGCGTCCGCTACCTCACCAGCGGGCTGAAAGTCTACTACCTACCCCTGAAGGTGATGTACAACCAGTCCACGGCCACGACGCTCTTCCACAGCCTGCCCTTGCTCAGGTACATCTTCGTGCGGGAGAGGGTGACCATCGTGCACGCCCACAGCTCCTTCTCGGCCATGGCCCACGACGCCCTGTTCCACGCCAAGACCATGGGGCTGCGGACCGTGTTCACCGACCACTCCCTCTTCGGCTTCGCCGACGTCAGCTCGGTGCTGACCAACAAGCTGCTGACGGTGTCCCTGTGTGACACCAACCACATCATCTGCGTCTCCTACACCAGTAAGGAGAACACGGTGTTGCGAGCAGCCTTGGACCCTCGGATAGTCTCTGTCATCCCCAATGCTGTGGATCCCACCGACTTCACTCCAGACCCCTCGAGGAGGGATGACAGTACAATAACAATTGTGGTTGTCAGCAGACTTGTTTACAGAAAAGGTAATGGGGGATCAAATGTAagcttgttttggttttctttgtttggaGAGGTTTTGGTCAGGTACCGCTTAGGCTGTATCTGTGGTATGGATGGAATTTGCTCTGGGAGGGGTGAGGTGGCTGTTCCAAGCTTTTGTGTTTGTGAGCTCAAGGAGAAGAAATGTACATTTGGTTTTGTACATGATGTGTTTCCTTTGTTATACTGAAGAAaccagaaactttggccagtTTGTGAAATGGAACGTTTGGCTCGTATTGGACAGATGATTTAGGGCCTAATCTATATATTCTGTTAGAAATGTTGtaattgctttttatttaatacAGTGACAGCAActtaagtgattttttttccatttttgtctCCGATGAGGTCACAAGTTGTGAGGTTTTCATATTTTTGTGTACAGTAGTTTAGCTGTCTTCAGTAGaccttttttttcacttcttctGCTCCTGAATATAGTTGTAGATGTGGGCTACATCATGAGAAGTTCTGAAATCAAATACAATAATGGCTTGCCCTAAATTTTCTCCTCTTAGGTATTGATTTGCTTAGTGGTATAATTCCTGAGCTGTGTCAGAAATATCCGGAGTTACATTTCTTAGTTGGAGGAGAAGGACCAAAACGAATCATACTGGAAGAAGTCCGGGAGAGATACCAGCTACATGACAGGTTGGTTCTGAcccttcaaggtacttcagggGTGGGgacctgcctgcctgcctccctcccccagatAAACCCCAAAGCTTGAGTTGGAGGCCTAAAGGCAGGGCAGATAAACCAGACACTGAAGACATTGAGAGCTGGACTATGGTCCAGCAAGTTAATTCATATTTCTGTGAATAGGCCCTGAATGAGCCTTCATTGAGACATAGAAAGGTGACTTAGATATAAATTTATCATGCTCCTCTCTGAAGCCATGATGCTTGGATTTCATATGGCATCAGGTGTTAACAGCTCATTTGTGCCATTGCATGTCATGATGACTGCTagtaatttattatttcagtaTGAAACTCTTCAGCATAGTGCTTGTCTCATATGTGTTCTTGTGGTGCTACAAACATGTTCCCTCTTGCTACCATGTTACCAGAATGTTGCCATGATGCAGTTGTATTtctattgggtttttttgatcaAGAACAGTTTCATATTCTCaattgttaattttattttctaggtTTTTTTGTTGCCTGTTTTGTGCTTTAGTCAGTGATTTCCCCAATTAAAATTGTCAGTATCGTTCTCATTTTACCCTTTATCGTTTTCCAATATCTCTTCAAGATGATAGGTCCTGATCATTGTATCTTAAaaactttttcccttttcagacTCTGATTGGTCAGACCTCACATTGAAAATTCAGATAATGCATTTGacaaatattaattattaactGAATGAAGCCATTTTTTCTTGCAGAACTACAAGGTTCAGTAGCAATGTTCTGGAGGTGAATGTCATTAAAACAGCAACTTTTCCCACCAACTTTATTTTCAGAAGTTTCTTTCAGTGTGACaataaaaaagcaggattttctaTTTCTCCATCACTGGAGAAATTTAGAGAAAACTAAACTGAGGTGCCCATCTTTGTTCTCTCACTTTATAAGTGTGAACCATTGGTACCTTTTTCAGAATATGTGGCATTATTATGATCCAAATCTAGTATTTatctctgaggggtttttttttttttttttttggttttgttttttttttttgtttttttttttttattttcctcttgtaTGCAGGGTGCGTCTTCTAGGAGGCTTGGAACACCAGGATGTCAGAAATGTCCTGGTCCAGGGGCACATTTTTCTCAACACTTCCCTCACTGAGGCCTTTTGTATGGCTATTGTGGAAGCAGCAAGCTGTGGTttacaggtaaaaaaaaatctcagtatCTAGAAAGCATGTATCCATTTTAAACAGATTTCACTATGAAATAATACATGCTTATCACATTGATTTCATCTGAGGCTCTGTCTTGACAGAGGTAAGCAAATGTTATCCCCATTTACAGGGCACCTGGAAGCTGAGACAGAAGGGCTAAATCCAAGAAGAATTTCGTGTATAATTTGCAATAACATGTAGATCTGCTCTCAGTTCTCTGACCTAGCCAAATACTATTTTGTTTGCACTCCTTTACAGAGTTTTGAGGTAGTTGATGTTCCTCTACTTTGAAAGGAACTGCAGAAAAATTGCCTTCCTATGTAGGGATTCAAGATAAGTTGGAGGGAGAGAGAACAGTAAAAGCCCTGACTAATTTACAACTCAGACAACTCAAAAAAGAAGTTGAGTCAGTAGCCATAAAGAATTAGACTTTCACAATAAAAGATAAAGGAACCTTATTAAGAAGATAGACTGATAAGAGTACCTAATTTACAGTAAGTATAGAAAATGGGAGTGCCTtcaattttttc contains the following coding sequences:
- the PIGA gene encoding phosphatidylinositol N-acetylglucosaminyltransferase subunit A, producing MAPGSAQGAPAAGRSGPGMDGGGPAAHSVCMVSDFFYPNMGGVESHVYQLSQCLIERGHKVLVVTHAYGHRKGVRYLTSGLKVYYLPLKVMYNQSTATTLFHSLPLLRYIFVRERVTIVHAHSSFSAMAHDALFHAKTMGLRTVFTDHSLFGFADVSSVLTNKLLTVSLCDTNHIICVSYTSKENTVLRAALDPRIVSVIPNAVDPTDFTPDPSRRDDSTITIVVVSRLVYRKGIDLLSGIIPELCQKYPELHFLVGGEGPKRIILEEVRERYQLHDRVRLLGGLEHQDVRNVLVQGHIFLNTSLTEAFCMAIVEAASCGLQVVSTRVGGIPEVLPENLIILCEPSVKSLCDGLEKAIARLRSGTLPSPETVHQEVKTFYTWRNVAERTEKVYDRVAGEVVLPMKERLDRLMTHCGPVTGCIFAFFAVLNFLLLAFLRWMTPDSIIDVAIDATGPKGAWTKRYFFGKKRRVKEELPNS